A region from the Silene latifolia isolate original U9 population chromosome 7, ASM4854445v1, whole genome shotgun sequence genome encodes:
- the LOC141589957 gene encoding uncharacterized protein LOC141589957 — MAVMTFSENTFSPLASSSKSSKKSQNSSKKSQNKQNVTADQVDTGNVPLNSSPKVPQTEDTGKTKLMNEVQGIPVLNLDEGRSEQPETRWVIRRGGRDVPIMSTINEEEEFEDILQFTSEDVKKEVAFWNHSVVCYILGANPPWDVIEDYVFNVWDQFGVDRVSFMDNGVFLVRLKRPEQRDALLNSGYYLFENKPIIVKPWNSEAGLVKGDVDIVPVWIRMTGIPLKFWGDCLSSIAGLVGKFVKKDELTTEKIRLSYARVLVELHMG, encoded by the coding sequence ATGGCTGTTATGACATTCTCTGAGAATACTTTTTCACCGTTagcatcatcatcaaaatcatcaaaaaaatcacaaaattctTCAAAAAAATCTCAAAATAAACAGAATGTTACAGCAGATCAGGTGGATACAGGGAACGTTCCTCTTAACAGTAGTCCTAAAGTCCCTCAGACTGAGGATACTGGGAAGACTAAGCTGATGAATGAAGTTCAAGGTATTCCAGTTCTGAACCTTGATGAAGGAAGGAGTGAACAACCTGAAACTAGATGGGTCATTCGCCGTGGTGGGAGAGATGTTCCTATAATGTCAACAATCAATGAAGAGGAGGAGTTTGAGGATATCCTTCAGTTTACATCTGAGGATGTTAAAAAGGAGGTAGCTTTCTGGAACCACTCTGTTGTTTGTTATATATTAGGAGCAAACCCTCCATGGGATGTGATTGAAGATTATGTCTTTAATGTGTGGGATCAGTTTGGGGTGGATAGGGTCTCGTTTATGGATAATGGTGTCTTTCTTGTTAGATTGAAGAGGCCAGAACAGAGAGATGCTTTACTGAATTCTGGGTATTACttatttgaaaacaaacctaTTATTGTTAAACCATGGAATTCAGAGGCTGGTTTGGTTAAGGGAGATGTGGATATAGTTCCGGTGTGGATTAGAATGACAGGAATTCCTTTAAAGTTTTGGGGTGACTGTTTATCTAGTATTGCGGGTTTGGTTGGAAAGTTTGTTAAAAAAGATGAATTGACTACGGAAAAAATCAGGCTCAGCTATGCTAGGGTGCTGGTTGAACTTCATATGGGATAA